One Pyrococcus furiosus DSM 3638 genomic window, AGATATCGGTGTTTCCAATTCCGAACATCTTTGCAACGTTTGGGCCGTGAATATCTGCATCCAAGATTCCAACAAAGTATCCCATCTTAGCTAAAGCTGCAGTTAGATTCACTGCAACCGTGCTCTTTCCAACTCCACCCTTTCCACTGAGAACAGCTATTTTGTACTTCCACTTCTTCTCCTTCTCCTTGATTCTTTGAGTCAGAGGATCAACGCCAAGACCAGGGACGTTCAAAGTTGGGGCCTTTATCGTCACTTACTTCACCCATCATAGGTAAGGAGGAGAGTTAAAAAGCTTTGCTACAATTTGTATCTTATGGAACAAATGTGTGTAACGTCCGAAGGCCAATAATCTTATTAATCGAGCAAAGGAACTCTTAACTATGAACAGGAAGCTTGATGAATTTCTTGGTTCTAATGATCCACCGGCAACCAAGGAGGAAAATCAAAAGGTAAAAAAGAAGCAGAGGTTGAGAGCAACTAATTTAGACGAGTTTTTGCCTGAAGATCACATAAACTTCTTTAAGAACCTTAGAATAGGTTCAAAAAAGATAGCTAGGAAGAAGATTGAAGAGCTTTAATTATTTAATTATGTAATTATTGAAAAAAGTGAAATTAGCAGAACCAAGAGAGCGACCCCATAGTTAGGCTCAACTCTAATTATATAATCTCTTTTCGGAACGTAATCTTTTGCCAGCAGGAATAAAACAAATCCAAGGGGAATCAAAACATCTTTATATGAGGGAGTCCCATTCCACATGATTCCCATGCCTAGGGCGATTAAACTCAAGACAAGGGAAGGAATGACTCTCTTTACTGAAGGTTTGTGCCCATAGCCTTTCCACAGATAATAGTTGAGCTTTGCGAATGAAAATGCGGTTCCCAGGGAGACTCCGTAGATAAGTGCCTCTTCTTTGGTAGCTTTAGAAAGGATTTCCTTTGCAACACCTCCCACCGTAATGCCAAATCCAGCTATCGACAAGCTAAGTATTGCTACTGTGATTAAAAGAATGTAGCAGTTTCTACAACCCAAATAATTTAGCTCTTTTCTCTTTCTCGCATCAACTAGGGCTCCAATCGAGAGAAAGAGGCCAGATTTAAAGATTGCGTGAGCGAAAGAGTAAATTGCCGCTGCATAGGGATTATTATAGGAAATGGCCAAAAGAACATAGCCCATTTGACTAACGGTATGATAGGCGAGAACTCTCTTTGCGTTCACTTGCACCATCGCTAAAACTACACCAAAAATCATTGACATCATAGCTAACGGTCTCAGAAAGCTCAGATCAGCAAGATAGGAGAGAAGAACAAGCCCGTATACTGGGGCTTTAACTGCAATTCCAGAGAGAATTGCACTTAAGTATGTGTCGGCCTTCGAGTGGGCATCAGGCAGCCAAATGTGCAGGGGAAATATCCCACTCTTCAATGAAAGGGCGAGAGAAGCAATCAGAACTGCAATCCTGGGAACTTCTCTCCCCTGAGCCAGCTTAACATTTAGAGTACCGGTGGAAAAGTAAATCATGCCTAGCGAGAGAACTAGGAGATAGGAGGCAGTCATAGAAAGGAGGAGATAGTTGTAGGCGGCCTTATAGCTACCTTTCTCCTTTGAGGAGGCTATTAGTGCAAAAGATGAAATTGCCGAGAGTTCCATAAACACGTAGAAGTTGAAGAGGTCCTTCGATATGAAAGCCCCTATTAATCCAGAATGCATTAAAAGGAGAAGGGAAAGCTTTCTCCATTCAGTCGCATAGGTTACAACATAGAGGGAGCTC contains:
- a CDS encoding PCNA-inhibitor is translated as MNRKLDEFLGSNDPPATKEENQKVKKKQRLRATNLDEFLPEDHINFFKNLRIGSKKIARKKIEEL
- a CDS encoding monovalent cation/H+ antiporter subunit D family protein: MNASILALLPAIFSLLIYLFGSLKIEGSIRARFKLPLTLEVKVLYLLGVFLPVILLPFSQGGVVGGYSRLLGIEVDLDSITFLFLIAELTVFSMSSLYVVTYATEWRKLSLLLLMHSGLIGAFISKDLFNFYVFMELSAISSFALIASSKEKGSYKAAYNYLLLSMTASYLLVLSLGMIYFSTGTLNVKLAQGREVPRIAVLIASLALSLKSGIFPLHIWLPDAHSKADTYLSAILSGIAVKAPVYGLVLLSYLADLSFLRPLAMMSMIFGVVLAMVQVNAKRVLAYHTVSQMGYVLLAISYNNPYAAAIYSFAHAIFKSGLFLSIGALVDARKRKELNYLGCRNCYILLITVAILSLSIAGFGITVGGVAKEILSKATKEEALIYGVSLGTAFSFAKLNYYLWKGYGHKPSVKRVIPSLVLSLIALGMGIMWNGTPSYKDVLIPLGFVLFLLAKDYVPKRDYIIRVEPNYGVALLVLLISLFSIIT